Proteins co-encoded in one Methanophagales archaeon genomic window:
- a CDS encoding DUF131 domain-containing protein has translation VLAGVLLLIIGMLSMAYHTICRSGAGEGETTVRGGGVIMIGPIPIVFGTDVGALKVVMILAILLMITAAILLFILPLRV, from the coding sequence GGTGCTCGCAGGGGTTCTGCTTCTCATTATAGGAATGCTCAGCATGGCTTACCATACTATCTGCAGGTCAGGAGCAGGAGAAGGGGAGACGACAGTGAGAGGCGGTGGCGTCATTATGATAGGTCCGATACCCATCGTATTCGGTACCGATGTGGGAGCACTGAAAGTGGTGATGATTCTGGCGATACTACTGATGATAACCGCAGCCATTCTGCTCTTTATTCTACCTCTGCGGGTTTAA
- the endA gene encoding tRNA-intron lyase has protein sequence MAVQLSGGTVIIDGIEGRDEKLSLEEAAFLLEKGKIKIKGLSIGDFFSRAIATFPAFVVRYIVYRDLKERGYAVRAGRTDFWLYPRGVRQGEKPARYVVHILREKDLIAIADLDRLLSSASNMRKELILAIVDEESDVTYYEVRAAKLEGTLKEEREEGEGEAELTCTTASLADDRILIYDESSAERLYRDFYGKLSGEGKGNKRLILSLIETAYLMRENNRMVVHVHTPSGDMNYEQFLDYAIEKEHDFKDKLLVYTDLRAKGLLLKTGFKFGSHFRVYTALQQKHSSYLVHVVHPEYIFAMNELARAVRLAQGVKKRMIFACVHEDGVKYIDIGRRRL, from the coding sequence ATGGCGGTTCAACTCTCAGGAGGGACAGTTATAATAGATGGAATAGAGGGCAGGGATGAGAAGCTATCGCTGGAAGAAGCAGCTTTCTTACTTGAGAAGGGAAAGATAAAGATAAAAGGGTTGAGCATAGGAGATTTCTTTTCAAGGGCTATCGCTACTTTCCCAGCATTCGTTGTGCGATACATAGTTTACAGGGATTTGAAAGAGCGTGGTTATGCAGTGAGAGCGGGTAGAACAGATTTCTGGCTTTACCCCCGCGGAGTCAGACAGGGAGAAAAGCCTGCACGGTATGTTGTGCATATACTAAGGGAGAAGGATTTGATCGCCATCGCAGACCTGGACAGGCTGCTCAGCTCTGCTAGTAACATGAGGAAGGAGCTGATTCTCGCAATAGTGGATGAAGAGAGTGACGTCACATATTACGAGGTAAGAGCAGCGAAATTGGAAGGTACGCTAAAAGAGGAGAGGGAGGAAGGGGAAGGAGAAGCGGAACTAACATGTACAACAGCGAGTCTGGCTGACGACAGGATACTTATCTACGATGAAAGTTCTGCAGAGAGACTATACAGGGATTTTTATGGTAAATTATCTGGTGAAGGTAAAGGTAATAAGCGGTTGATACTTTCATTGATAGAGACGGCGTATCTGATGCGTGAGAATAATCGCATGGTCGTACACGTACACACACCTTCAGGCGATATGAATTATGAGCAGTTTCTTGATTATGCGATAGAGAAAGAGCACGATTTTAAGGATAAACTCCTCGTTTATACTGACTTGAGAGCTAAAGGGCTGCTATTAAAGACCGGTTTCAAGTTTGGTTCACATTTCAGGGTCTATACAGCATTGCAGCAGAAGCATTCTTCATATCTCGTTCATGTTGTGCATCCTGAGTACATCTTCGCCATGAATGAACTCGCGAGGGCAGTGAGGCTGGCACAAGGCGTGAAGAAACGAATGATTTTTGCATGCGTACATGAAGATGGGGTAAAGTATATAGACATAGGGCGAAGGAGGCTATGA